Proteins from a genomic interval of Deinococcus sp. QL22:
- a CDS encoding PIN domain-containing protein, giving the protein MSMVLDASAVLAWLQGEPGAERVDEALQQGATIHTVNWAEVLTKLASKGAAATDVTRQLTERGILGQLLLVDAGQLEDAVTVADLYGVTRSAGLSLGDRYCLALGQRLNQPILTADRAWHTLALNVSVELIR; this is encoded by the coding sequence ATGAGCATGGTTCTGGACGCCTCTGCCGTCTTAGCTTGGTTGCAGGGTGAACCCGGGGCCGAGCGGGTGGATGAGGCCTTGCAGCAAGGGGCCACCATCCATACCGTGAACTGGGCGGAAGTGTTGACCAAGTTGGCGAGCAAAGGGGCAGCGGCCACTGATGTCACTCGGCAACTCACGGAGCGGGGCATTTTAGGCCAGCTGTTGCTCGTGGATGCAGGACAGCTTGAAGACGCAGTGACGGTCGCAGATTTGTATGGCGTGACGCGCAGCGCGGGGTTATCTCTGGGTGACCGCTATTGTCTTGCCCTTGGGCAACGTCTGAATCAACCGATCCTTACTGCAGACCGCGCTTGGCATACTCTGGCCCTCAACGTGTCCGTCGAATTGATTCGGTAG
- a CDS encoding AbrB/MazE/SpoVT family DNA-binding domain-containing protein: MTAKEAFTLEVKENGRVFLPVAFRQSMGIHSGDRLIVRVAEKGKAELVTAGHAIASTRGMFAHLAMNGESLADELIEERRQEAAQE, from the coding sequence ATGACCGCCAAAGAGGCATTTACTCTGGAAGTGAAGGAAAATGGCCGGGTGTTCCTCCCCGTAGCCTTCCGGCAAAGCATGGGCATCCATTCGGGTGACCGTTTGATTGTAAGAGTCGCTGAGAAGGGCAAGGCAGAACTGGTTACCGCCGGACATGCTATTGCCAGCACGCGGGGCATGTTCGCGCATCTAGCAATGAATGGAGAGTCGCTCGCAGACGAGTTGATTGAAGAGCGGCGTCAGGAAGCGGCTCAGGAATGA
- a CDS encoding tyrosine-type recombinase/integrase encodes MTLVPQSTVPPLDPIQLVLDSVTSPLTKAAYRTALTDFLGWWNEQGRPPLSKAVVQRYVAVLVGDGRSSASVNQRLSAIRKLVREAADNGQLGIFEAESIARVKGIKKQGQRTGAWLSRVQAQELLLAPDVSTLRGLRDRALLAVLLGCGLRRSELVNLTFQHVQQREGRWVVLDLTGKHGRTRTVPMPAWCKAAMDAWTTKAELNSGHIFRPTAPRGSKVLARACLSHEAVALIVRKYGTQVGRSDLTPEGVALAPHDLRRTFAKLAHKGGAPIDQIQLSLGHASIQTTEVYLGIDQNLESAPCDVLGLSLKGS; translated from the coding sequence TTGACCCTGGTTCCCCAATCCACTGTTCCCCCCCTCGACCCGATCCAATTGGTCTTGGACTCCGTCACCTCACCTCTGACCAAAGCCGCTTACCGAACAGCTCTCACCGATTTTCTGGGCTGGTGGAATGAACAGGGGAGACCCCCCCTGAGTAAAGCAGTGGTGCAACGCTACGTCGCCGTTCTGGTTGGAGACGGCCGTTCCTCTGCGAGTGTGAACCAGCGGCTCTCTGCTATCCGCAAACTGGTGCGTGAAGCCGCTGACAACGGCCAATTGGGAATCTTCGAGGCGGAAAGCATCGCGCGGGTCAAAGGCATCAAAAAACAAGGGCAACGCACCGGAGCGTGGCTGAGCCGGGTTCAAGCGCAAGAGTTGCTGCTCGCCCCGGATGTCTCCACCCTGCGCGGTCTGCGGGATCGGGCTCTGCTGGCCGTGCTGCTGGGCTGTGGTCTACGGCGTTCGGAACTCGTGAACCTGACCTTCCAGCATGTTCAGCAGCGGGAAGGGCGCTGGGTGGTGCTCGACCTCACCGGCAAGCACGGACGAACCCGGACGGTGCCCATGCCAGCTTGGTGTAAGGCGGCCATGGATGCGTGGACAACGAAAGCGGAATTGAACAGCGGGCATATCTTCCGCCCGACCGCGCCACGGGGATCGAAAGTCCTCGCCCGCGCTTGCCTCTCCCACGAAGCGGTGGCCCTGATCGTGCGCAAGTACGGCACCCAAGTAGGCCGCTCAGATCTGACCCCCGAAGGCGTCGCCCTCGCGCCGCACGATTTACGCCGCACGTTCGCTAAGCTCGCCCATAAGGGCGGCGCGCCGATCGACCAGATTCAGCTCTCCCTCGGCCATGCCAGTATTCAAACCACGGAGGTTTATCTGGGCATCGATCAAAACCTTGAAAGTGCCCCCTGCGATGTACTAGGCCTCTCCTTAAAAGGCAGTTGA
- a CDS encoding nuclease A inhibitor family protein, which yields MTDNGGAMLKLLLALTLALSACATPPRPKVSALTHLAAQALRDCPVPMTVKALARISTGLLYLSETDAPFSPVWSPAQRLPPAESVVQFVMLDAAAVEVREFEAFFERLTTPTDPLDPASAQSARRFRLLRDTFRRSYSAMQVYRVQERDNPAVWRIFILGEDRGGVSGLETWAVET from the coding sequence GTGACCGATAACGGCGGGGCCATGCTTAAGCTCCTGCTGGCCCTTACGCTGGCCCTGAGCGCCTGCGCGACCCCGCCCCGCCCCAAAGTGTCCGCGCTGACCCATCTGGCCGCCCAAGCCCTGCGAGACTGCCCCGTGCCCATGACTGTCAAAGCTCTGGCCCGCATTTCGACTGGCCTGCTCTACCTCAGCGAAACTGACGCGCCGTTCTCGCCGGTTTGGTCTCCCGCCCAACGCTTGCCTCCTGCAGAGTCGGTGGTGCAGTTCGTCATGCTCGATGCCGCCGCCGTTGAAGTCCGCGAGTTTGAGGCCTTCTTTGAGCGCCTGACCACGCCCACCGATCCACTCGACCCCGCCAGCGCCCAAAGTGCCCGCCGTTTCCGCTTGCTGCGGGATACTTTCCGCCGCTCTTATTCTGCCATGCAGGTCTACCGCGTGCAGGAGCGGGACAACCCCGCCGTGTGGCGCATTTTTATCTTGGGCGAAGATCGCGGCGGCGTGTCGGGTCTGGAAACGTGGGCGGTAGAAACGTGA
- a CDS encoding DUF421 domain-containing protein: protein MSTDMVPFDWERMFLGDVPPLFLLEIVFRTALMFGWLMLLLRITGKRGLAQLSPLELAIVIGLGSAAGDPMFYPEVPLLHAMLALGMVVGLQRLLTWLVIRSERVETFIEGVPVELVRDGVMVPNALRQANLSREDLFERLRGQGVRQLGEVQRAYFEQDGSLTVFTHQGSPPPGLPVVPPWDVQWPLILDVGATHRGVVACLGCGQTQEVAGLLRVCSACGPEEDQGGSHQERVQSTGWTLATTDPLIRGGDDGLGGQAIDGGERKAQLGGRN from the coding sequence GTGAGCACTGACATGGTGCCTTTCGACTGGGAACGCATGTTTCTGGGCGATGTGCCCCCACTGTTTCTTCTTGAAATCGTCTTTCGCACCGCCCTGATGTTCGGGTGGCTGATGCTGCTGCTCCGCATCACCGGCAAGCGGGGACTGGCGCAGCTCAGCCCGCTGGAGCTCGCTATCGTGATCGGCCTGGGGTCGGCGGCGGGCGATCCCATGTTTTATCCCGAAGTGCCTTTACTGCACGCCATGTTGGCGTTGGGTATGGTGGTTGGATTGCAGCGACTCCTCACCTGGCTGGTCATTCGCAGTGAACGCGTCGAAACTTTTATTGAAGGTGTGCCCGTCGAACTTGTGCGGGACGGCGTGATGGTGCCCAACGCACTGAGGCAGGCCAATCTCAGCCGGGAAGACCTGTTTGAGCGATTGAGAGGCCAAGGGGTGCGGCAACTGGGTGAAGTCCAGCGGGCCTATTTTGAGCAAGACGGAAGCCTGACGGTGTTCACCCATCAAGGCAGCCCCCCTCCTGGCCTGCCGGTCGTACCGCCGTGGGATGTGCAGTGGCCTCTGATCCTAGATGTCGGAGCGACACACCGTGGTGTGGTGGCCTGCTTAGGATGCGGACAGACGCAGGAGGTGGCTGGTTTGTTGCGGGTTTGCTCAGCCTGCGGGCCTGAGGAAGATCAGGGGGGGAGTCATCAAGAGCGGGTGCAGAGCACAGGCTGGACACTGGCCACGACCGATCCTTTGATACGAGGGGGAGACGACGGTTTAGGTGGGCAGGCCATTGACGGCGGGGAGCGCAAAGCTCAACTTGGGGGGCGGAATTGA
- a CDS encoding IS6 family transposase: MTDRQPYRHRFPISIIQHAIWLYHRFRLSYRDVQELLQGRGIEVSHDTLREWNINFSPLIAEELRHREQGRGSRWHMDEVCTTVAGVRHWLWRAVDEHGVVLDVLLQRHRDTEAARTFLARLLGEFHVPETICTDKLASYGAAIRELPALQEVDHQQVIRAARCNNLVEQSHRPTRQQERSQLGFRKLKRTQEFLNLHARMTNLQRHARTTVPAHLRRSNQYRACQVWREVGAGVA; the protein is encoded by the coding sequence GTGACTGACCGTCAGCCCTACCGCCACCGCTTCCCGATCAGCATCATCCAGCACGCGATTTGGCTGTACCATCGCTTTCGGCTCAGTTACCGAGATGTGCAGGAACTGCTTCAGGGGCGTGGTATTGAGGTCAGCCACGACACGCTTCGCGAGTGGAACATCAACTTCTCGCCGCTCATCGCTGAAGAGCTGCGTCACCGGGAACAGGGGCGGGGTTCCCGGTGGCACATGGACGAAGTCTGTACCACCGTTGCCGGTGTCCGCCACTGGCTGTGGAGAGCCGTGGATGAGCACGGGGTCGTGCTCGACGTCTTGCTGCAACGCCACCGAGATACCGAAGCGGCAAGAACGTTCTTGGCTCGCCTGCTCGGCGAATTCCACGTCCCAGAGACGATCTGCACCGACAAGCTGGCCAGTTACGGGGCCGCCATCCGAGAACTTCCGGCGCTTCAGGAGGTCGACCATCAGCAGGTGATCAGGGCGGCCCGCTGCAATAATCTCGTCGAGCAGTCGCACCGTCCCACACGACAACAAGAGCGGAGCCAGCTCGGTTTCAGGAAACTCAAGCGAACCCAGGAATTCTTGAATCTCCACGCCCGGATGACCAACCTTCAGCGCCATGCTCGAACGACGGTTCCCGCCCACCTCAGAAGAAGCAACCAATACCGGGCATGTCAGGTGTGGCGCGAGGTCGGCGCAGGGGTGGCCTGA
- the glpX gene encoding class II fructose-bisphosphatase, translating to MQLEHALVLETVRVTERAALAASHWVGKGNEHEIDQAATQAMRDALNTLDIEGTVVIGEGEMDEAPMLYIGEKMGSGARHVIIDIAVDPVEGTTVAAKGLPNGIAVIAIAESGGLLHAPDIYMDKLVVPPPAAGRVHLDWPIEKNLVALAASLERSIEDLTIVILDRERHKALIEAVRDAGARVKLIAQGDVIASLAAAMRGTGVHAVMGWGGAPEGVITAAALKCLGGEIQGRFMPESDEQRQRLRGMGLDETQVYSTADLAPGQQLVFSATGLTDGELLQGVRRFGGGARTHSVVMGYASRVVRFIDSVHLEEDGARVTVRA from the coding sequence CTGCAATTGGAGCATGCCTTGGTTTTGGAGACCGTACGCGTTACAGAGCGGGCAGCACTCGCAGCTTCCCATTGGGTTGGAAAGGGCAACGAGCACGAGATTGATCAGGCGGCCACTCAGGCCATGCGAGATGCTTTAAATACGCTTGATATCGAGGGGACGGTTGTCATAGGTGAAGGAGAGATGGATGAGGCACCTATGTTGTACATAGGGGAAAAGATGGGGAGCGGTGCACGGCACGTCATCATTGATATTGCCGTTGATCCTGTTGAAGGCACGACCGTTGCAGCCAAAGGGTTGCCCAATGGCATTGCAGTAATCGCTATTGCGGAGAGTGGCGGCCTTCTTCATGCGCCTGATATCTATATGGATAAACTTGTCGTCCCCCCTCCTGCTGCAGGCCGCGTTCATCTCGACTGGCCGATCGAAAAAAACCTCGTGGCGCTCGCTGCAAGCCTTGAACGAAGCATCGAAGACCTGACAATTGTGATTCTTGACCGGGAGCGCCACAAAGCGTTAATCGAAGCCGTTCGTGATGCTGGCGCAAGGGTCAAGCTCATTGCGCAAGGCGACGTAATCGCCTCTCTTGCAGCGGCGATGCGGGGTACAGGTGTTCACGCAGTCATGGGTTGGGGCGGCGCGCCGGAAGGTGTGATCACCGCCGCCGCCCTCAAATGCCTCGGCGGCGAAATCCAGGGCCGTTTTATGCCTGAATCGGATGAGCAGCGCCAACGGCTCAGAGGCATGGGATTAGATGAAACGCAGGTTTACAGCACTGCTGACCTGGCGCCTGGTCAGCAGTTGGTGTTTTCTGCAACTGGTTTGACAGATGGGGAATTATTGCAGGGTGTGCGCCGTTTTGGTGGAGGGGCACGAACACATTCGGTTGTGATGGGCTATGCGAGCCGGGTTGTCCGCTTCATTGACTCCGTGCACTTGGAAGAGGACGGCGCACGTGTGACTGTGCGAGCTTGA
- a CDS encoding YIP1 family protein, which yields MLNRPRQAFSTVLDQPRFNTHVGYVLAVFILATSVTLVLTAPRPLSLVTYIFLSWISLVLMFYVMNLLCLLTARALGGGAGWKRQQLALVWGLYPMILVPFIGGLLLFGVSQATGEPISELILWLSGGIGGLWSVGLTALNLATVHGLSVQQGWISAWPVLLYLIGGLLAG from the coding sequence ATGCTCAATCGTCCCAGACAAGCCTTCTCCACGGTTCTGGATCAGCCCCGGTTCAATACCCACGTCGGGTATGTGCTGGCCGTTTTCATCTTGGCCACCTCGGTGACCCTCGTGCTGACCGCTCCAAGGCCCTTGTCACTGGTGACGTATATCTTCCTTTCTTGGATCAGCCTTGTTCTGATGTTCTATGTCATGAATCTCCTGTGTCTGTTGACGGCCCGTGCTTTGGGCGGCGGGGCCGGCTGGAAAAGACAGCAGTTGGCACTGGTCTGGGGCCTCTACCCGATGATTCTGGTCCCCTTCATTGGTGGCCTGCTCCTGTTTGGAGTGAGTCAAGCGACGGGGGAGCCAATTTCAGAACTTATCCTCTGGCTCTCCGGCGGAATCGGCGGCCTCTGGTCGGTGGGTCTCACCGCCCTGAACTTGGCCACAGTGCATGGTTTGAGTGTTCAGCAAGGGTGGATCTCGGCTTGGCCCGTCCTGCTCTACCTCATTGGTGGTCTCCTCGCGGGTTGA
- a CDS encoding LexA family transcriptional regulator: MEGYATRLQDVLDLHEGDFLLRVRGDSMLGIGIYPGDLVVIHPTQAEPHPGEIVLVLLPDEESATLKRWHRLNGTVSLISENPAYLPMTFKAANVQIQGCLVGHIGIGRARRSITIQGD; encoded by the coding sequence GTGGAGGGCTACGCCACCCGACTCCAGGACGTGCTCGACCTGCACGAGGGCGATTTCCTGCTGCGGGTGCGGGGCGACAGCATGCTGGGCATCGGGATTTATCCCGGTGATCTGGTGGTGATTCATCCCACGCAGGCCGAACCGCACCCTGGGGAGATCGTCTTGGTGCTCCTGCCTGATGAGGAAAGCGCCACCCTGAAGCGCTGGCACCGCCTCAATGGCACCGTGTCGCTGATCAGTGAAAACCCAGCGTATCTGCCTATGACGTTTAAAGCTGCCAACGTGCAGATTCAAGGCTGCCTCGTGGGGCACATTGGCATAGGCCGGGCACGACGCAGCATCACCATCCAGGGGGACTGA
- a CDS encoding GNAT family N-acetyltransferase: MPDVTTLYRQLSPSSPELSSEVAQTTWEALLADPKIHVSVAERGEILGTVTLVVVPNLMQGARPYGLIENVVTREDVRGQGIGTALMTYVMEMARTLNVYKVMLVTGRQAPEVHRLYLKSGLKSDAVAYRARFDL; this comes from the coding sequence TTGCCCGATGTCACCACCCTCTACCGACAGTTGAGTCCCTCCTCACCGGAACTTTCCTCGGAGGTGGCCCAGACGACTTGGGAGGCCCTGCTGGCAGACCCCAAAATTCACGTGTCCGTCGCAGAGCGCGGCGAAATTCTGGGCACGGTGACGTTGGTCGTGGTGCCCAACCTTATGCAAGGTGCACGGCCATACGGCCTGATCGAGAATGTCGTGACACGCGAAGATGTTCGCGGACAGGGGATCGGCACTGCATTGATGACCTACGTCATGGAGATGGCACGAACACTCAACGTCTACAAAGTCATGCTGGTGACCGGGCGCCAGGCGCCAGAAGTGCATCGTTTGTACCTCAAGAGCGGGCTGAAGTCGGACGCGGTAGCCTATCGTGCTCGCTTCGACCTGTAA
- a CDS encoding transposase produces the protein MTASKNHYTAEFKEEAVRLVISSQKSCAEIARNLGVPPYLVVRWKQHHEQQGAVGRPNSPDASPLSEQEARFKKLERELEITRQERDILKKALAFFAKDH, from the coding sequence ATGACCGCCAGTAAAAACCACTACACCGCCGAGTTCAAAGAAGAAGCCGTGCGTCTGGTGATCAGCAGCCAGAAAAGCTGCGCTGAGATCGCCCGCAACTTGGGTGTTCCACCGTATTTAGTCGTACGCTGGAAACAGCATCACGAGCAACAAGGGGCGGTGGGCCGCCCCAATTCACCGGACGCGTCGCCGTTGAGTGAGCAGGAAGCGCGGTTCAAGAAGCTAGAACGAGAGCTGGAAATTACCCGTCAGGAACGCGATATTCTGAAAAAAGCACTGGCCTTCTTCGCCAAAGACCACTAA
- a CDS encoding IS3 family transposase: MTTNSKHPHPVAENLLNREFVAEQPNQKWVTDITYLPVAEGWMYLAVVMDLFSRKIVGWAMRATLQTELVVAALDMAQQIRRPGQGLLHHSDQGIQYASREYRQALERLQALQSMSRKGDCWDNAAMESFFATLILLGFCGGGVQSDRQWRLT; this comes from the coding sequence GTGACCACCAATTCAAAACACCCGCACCCAGTGGCCGAAAATCTACTGAATCGCGAATTTGTTGCCGAACAACCCAATCAGAAATGGGTGACGGATATTACCTATTTACCCGTGGCTGAGGGCTGGATGTACCTCGCTGTGGTGATGGATCTGTTCTCTCGCAAAATCGTGGGTTGGGCCATGCGGGCCACCCTGCAGACCGAGTTGGTCGTCGCTGCGCTGGACATGGCACAGCAGATTCGGCGTCCTGGACAAGGATTGCTCCATCATTCGGACCAGGGAATTCAATATGCGAGTCGCGAGTATCGACAAGCACTGGAGCGCCTCCAGGCGCTCCAAAGTATGAGCCGAAAGGGAGACTGCTGGGACAACGCGGCGATGGAGAGCTTCTTCGCCACCCTGATCTTGCTAGGGTTCTGTGGAGGAGGAGTTCAGTCTGACCGACAATGGAGACTGACATGA
- a CDS encoding transposase, with protein MTASKNHYTAEFKEEAVRLVISSQKSCAEIARNLGVPPYLVVRWKQHHEQQGAVGRPQFTGRGVAALSEQEARFKKLERELEITRQERDILKKALAFFAKDH; from the coding sequence ATGACCGCCAGTAAAAACCACTACACCGCCGAGTTCAAAGAAGAAGCCGTGCGTCTGGTGATCAGCAGCCAGAAAAGCTGCGCTGAGATCGCCCGCAACTTGGGTGTTCCACCGTATTTAGTCGTACGCTGGAAACAGCATCACGAGCAACAAGGGGCGGTGGGCCGCCCCCAATTCACCGGACGCGGCGTCGCCGCGTTGAGTGAGCAGGAAGCGCGGTTCAAGAAGCTAGAACGAGAGCTGGAAATTACCCGTCAGGAACGCGATATTCTGAAAAAAGCACTGGCCTTCTTCGCCAAAGACCACTAA
- a CDS encoding DDE-type integrase/transposase/recombinase, which produces MTTNSKHPHPVAENLLNREFVAEQPNQKWVTDITYLPVAEGWMYLAVVMDLFSRKIVGWAMRATLQTELVVAALDMAQQIRRPGQGLLHHSDQEFNMRVASIDKHWSASGAPK; this is translated from the coding sequence GTGACCACCAATTCAAAACACCCGCACCCAGTGGCCGAAAATCTACTGAATCGCGAATTTGTTGCCGAACAACCCAATCAGAAATGGGTGACGGATATTACCTATTTACCCGTGGCTGAGGGCTGGATGTACCTCGCTGTGGTGATGGATCTGTTCTCTCGCAAAATCGTGGGTTGGGCCATGCGGGCCACCCTGCAGACCGAGTTGGTCGTCGCTGCGCTGGACATGGCACAGCAGATTCGGCGTCCTGGACAAGGATTGCTCCATCATTCGGACCAGGAATTCAATATGCGAGTCGCGAGTATCGACAAGCACTGGAGCGCCTCAGGCGCTCCAAAGTGA
- a CDS encoding integrase core domain-containing protein, producing MSRKGDCWDNAAMESFFATLKLELELDTAQGNRADTRNLVFEWIEVFYNRERRHSSLGYRSPTRFEQHRATLN from the coding sequence GTGAGCCGAAAGGGAGACTGCTGGGACAACGCGGCGATGGAGAGCTTCTTCGCCACCCTCAAGCTGGAACTGGAACTCGACACAGCACAAGGAAACCGCGCTGACACACGTAATCTGGTCTTTGAGTGGATTGAGGTGTTTTACAACCGCGAGCGTCGTCACTCTAGCTTGGGGTACCGCTCACCGACTCGCTTTGAGCAACACCGCGCCACACTGAACTGA
- a CDS encoding transposase, producing the protein MPGRNHSRDFKLEVVSQINSGQHTTAYLSRLHSLAPSLIHRWRKEVEARGEAAFTDGATTDRSDELRIDIAMPSWRISSVWRGVAQSESVSGTPS; encoded by the coding sequence ATGCCAGGACGAAACCACAGCCGCGACTTCAAACTTGAGGTGGTCAGCCAGATCAACAGCGGCCAGCACACCACGGCCTATCTCAGTCGCCTTCATTCACTGGCTCCGAGCCTGATTCATCGGTGGCGCAAAGAGGTCGAGGCACGTGGGGAAGCCGCGTTTACCGATGGTGCCACGACGGATCGCAGCGATGAACTTCGCATTGATATTGCAATGCCTTCGTGGAGGATCAGTTCAGTGTGGCGCGGTGTTGCTCAAAGCGAGTCGGTGAGCGGTACCCCAAGCTAG
- a CDS encoding IS701 family transposase — MTVPQEHSLSLRRFLRPFHRVLGHAQRRKWCPLYLRGLMSPLERKSLQPLAEYIAPGQYTQLHHFVTVSPWKEDELEAVLARQAQRLVGGSDAVLIVDDTAFPKQGDCSVGVARQYCGVLGKVANCQVLVSLTLAKNDIPVPLALRLFLPKEWTADPERCAAIGVPAEHRNFLTKKDLAVEEIDRVRRQGVKFKVVVADAGYGNSAEFRRALSARGLTWAVGVPSTQKVYSTQVQLLTDRRSKTGRLLVPIPDEQRKSVAQILHALPPYKWVSRTWRTGTKGPLRARFAVMRVRVADGGELHDGSHLPGEEVWVVGERRSSGERKYYLTNHPAKTTKIEIIRNLKARWSCEQLHQQLKEELGLDHFEGRSWRGLHHHALLCMMAMTYLQTLCLASGIVGLLTLPAARRQVSPVFYSTSITLSTRAPPLR; from the coding sequence ATGACCGTTCCTCAGGAACATTCGCTGTCCCTCCGGCGCTTCCTACGTCCCTTCCACCGTGTCCTAGGACATGCTCAGCGTCGCAAGTGGTGTCCACTGTATCTGCGCGGCTTGATGTCCCCGCTCGAACGCAAGAGTCTGCAACCGTTGGCGGAATACATTGCTCCCGGTCAGTACACACAACTCCACCATTTCGTGACCGTCAGTCCCTGGAAGGAGGACGAGCTGGAGGCTGTTCTGGCTCGCCAAGCTCAACGGTTGGTTGGGGGGTCAGATGCCGTGTTGATCGTGGACGACACAGCGTTCCCGAAGCAAGGCGACTGCAGTGTGGGGGTCGCTAGGCAGTATTGCGGTGTGCTGGGGAAGGTTGCCAACTGCCAGGTGCTGGTGTCACTGACGCTGGCCAAGAACGATATTCCTGTCCCTCTGGCTTTGCGTCTGTTCCTCCCGAAGGAGTGGACCGCTGACCCAGAACGCTGTGCAGCCATCGGTGTTCCTGCGGAACACCGCAACTTCCTGACGAAAAAGGACTTGGCTGTAGAGGAAATCGACCGGGTTCGACGTCAAGGCGTGAAGTTCAAAGTGGTCGTCGCAGACGCTGGATACGGAAATAGTGCCGAGTTCCGTAGAGCGCTGTCGGCTCGGGGATTGACCTGGGCGGTTGGTGTCCCCAGCACACAAAAGGTGTATTCCACCCAGGTTCAGTTGCTGACGGACCGGCGGTCCAAGACGGGGCGGCTCCTGGTGCCCATTCCCGACGAGCAACGCAAGAGCGTTGCTCAGATCTTGCATGCTCTGCCACCCTACAAGTGGGTGTCACGCACCTGGCGCACGGGGACGAAAGGTCCGCTGCGTGCTCGTTTCGCAGTGATGCGTGTCAGGGTCGCAGATGGAGGGGAACTCCACGATGGGTCACACCTTCCCGGGGAAGAAGTTTGGGTGGTCGGAGAACGCCGGTCTAGTGGAGAGCGCAAGTATTACCTGACGAACCACCCGGCCAAAACGACCAAAATCGAGATCATTCGGAACCTCAAGGCGCGGTGGTCCTGCGAACAACTGCACCAGCAGCTCAAGGAAGAATTGGGGCTCGACCACTTCGAAGGGCGTTCATGGCGAGGGCTCCACCATCATGCGTTGCTCTGCATGATGGCGATGACTTACCTACAGACCCTCTGTCTAGCCAGTGGAATCGTAGGGCTACTGACTTTACCTGCTGCACGACGCCAAGTCAGTCCAGTGTTCTACAGCACATCAATCACGTTGTCCACCCGTGCTCCACCACTCCGCTGA
- a CDS encoding DUF805 domain-containing protein: protein MKEFVWVMTTNYANLRGRARRREYWMFTLVVFILAVVIALIEAALGLATDTTYGPLSVLLTVVTFIPTLAVSIRRMHDTGRSGWWAIVPILILVLACFDSEPGTNRWGSNPKEKNAVPTTS, encoded by the coding sequence ATGAAAGAATTTGTGTGGGTGATGACCACAAATTACGCGAATCTGAGAGGGCGGGCGCGGCGGCGGGAATACTGGATGTTCACGCTAGTGGTCTTCATCCTCGCCGTGGTCATTGCCCTCATCGAAGCCGCTTTGGGCCTGGCGACTGACACCACGTATGGGCCCCTCTCTGTCTTGCTGACCGTGGTGACGTTCATCCCAACCTTGGCAGTGAGCATCCGGCGCATGCATGACACCGGACGGAGTGGCTGGTGGGCCATTGTTCCGATCTTGATTCTGGTTTTGGCCTGCTTCGATAGCGAGCCGGGGACGAATCGATGGGGATCAAACCCCAAGGAAAAGAACGCCGTCCCGACAACCTCTTGA
- a CDS encoding pentapeptide repeat-containing protein encodes MLPVRQSLSAEQVVPLILAGQPLSNLNVIGSVVLIISDDYVLPPVSLTNCHFQRFNASITGFSGPVTFQDCRFDEARFFGTYFLGGARFINCIFTGEVDFSAGGHNTPPAEVVLEHCEFRQYVDFFDVWYTGPVRIQNCRFLGGTNLLIYLSEPYGSTLEYPPLVLENQGDLGLERH; translated from the coding sequence ATGCTCCCCGTCCGGCAGTCTCTTTCAGCCGAGCAAGTCGTTCCCCTGATCCTGGCAGGTCAACCCCTGAGCAACTTAAACGTGATTGGATCTGTGGTACTGATCATCAGTGATGATTACGTTCTGCCACCGGTCAGCTTGACCAACTGTCATTTTCAGAGGTTTAACGCCTCCATCACTGGATTTAGCGGGCCCGTAACCTTCCAAGATTGTCGGTTTGACGAGGCCCGCTTCTTTGGCACGTACTTCTTGGGCGGCGCCCGGTTCATCAACTGCATCTTTACGGGTGAGGTAGATTTTAGCGCTGGGGGACATAACACTCCGCCTGCGGAAGTTGTTCTTGAGCACTGCGAATTCCGACAATACGTTGACTTTTTCGATGTGTGGTATACGGGGCCGGTCCGCATTCAGAACTGCCGTTTTCTGGGCGGCACCAATCTCCTGATCTACCTCAGCGAACCATACGGTTCGACCCTGGAGTATCCACCCCTGGTCCTCGAAAATCAGGGTGACCTTGGGCTGGAAAGGCATTGA